From the genome of Oryza glaberrima chromosome 1, OglaRS2, whole genome shotgun sequence:
ACGTCAATGCTGACAAACATGTTGCCCGGCAAGCTGATTTGTAACAGGAAAACAAATATTCTGGGCGTAGCAAGGCAGACTACAAACATCTTTACATGGATACTCGAGTAGTCGAGTTTTCGTTTATTTACTACAGCAAAAGCATGCATGCTGCATGAGAAAACAAACAACGGCAGAATTTCGTTACTCGGATCAGATTTGGTCCAAGATCACCTCGGCACCAGACACCTTGAAGTCAGAAGGAGCTTCCTCAACATTGAAAGCCTTGATCTTCCCATCGTCAACAAAGGCTGACCACCTAAAACGGACAGCAATACTTTTAGAAGAGAAGTAAGAAAAATCTATCCATTAACCAGTCACATTTCACAATCTCTTAAATGAAAAAACATGTAAATTAcatcctcaaaaaaaaaaaaaaagtgtaccaCAGCATGAGCTGTCCATGGAGATTATGGAAAGGCATTTCAGGCTTAGCCAAATGCATACATTGTGTCACCAGAGTACTATTTACAACAAATGAAAGGGGGCACACAAGGAGGTTCAAAAGTGACTCAATGTTGAATGATGTTCAACTTTGCGGAATCACGCAACTACATATTCCTTCAGAAAAAAACATGCAATACATGCACCTGGTGAACCATAATTATGTTCCAAATATGCACCTCAGctcttttgtttgaaatttcaaTGCACCCATAGATAGTTGTGGAGCTAACAAGGGCATGCTAAAGTGCGACACTTAGGAAGTGGTTTGGATTCATTTATTGGAGTCTTTTGAGAGGTTAGCCTCAGTGCAGTAAATTTTGTCACAACAACAGCAAAATCCATTGGAAATCGACTGAATAAGACTCACACTTAAATCATGTATAGGCATGTGCATGCAGCTTGAAGTAATTGATCATTTACAGTCATGAATCATGACAGTTTAACAATAGGGAACATGTGTAGATTAGCAATGCCGCCAATGCAGAATGTCCTTGACAACATAAAACATGCTCAAATATGACAACGAATGCAATGCACTTTGAAGGGTAAAGCTACAGTAAGGAAAAGGAGTACTTGAGTTAACCCATGGTAAGTAATAAGTTTAACACAATGATTTAATTAAACAAATAAAGCAAAAGGCAACTGAAATACGTTGTTTTATGTTCAATTGTAATTATATAAAACAGGCAGcagttttaactttttaaggACATAAACCAAGTTAACCAAAGTAAAATTCATTGACCTGTGGGAACGGCGGCCAAGCAAAGCAGCAGAGAGGTCTACTTCCAAATCCAAGCTTTTGTGGAAACTCCCATCAAAATCACCATAAAATTCAATCTGGTATCAATATTACAAAATCATAGCAGATGGTTAGATTTGAATATTATGTGATTGTGAGCAAGTTTGATATGAACTATATCTGCATGGACTCATGGGACAAACATTCATATACAATAGCCATCTACAATGGTACGAGACTATGATACACTGGTCcttattatttttaaagtatAGAACATATAACTATTATATACTTGAAGAATGTTTATGTTTCTTCTTACATTAAAGTGGACATTAAACAAATCAgaagaaaaacataaataaatttagGTGAACTTGAGGAGATACATGAAATTAGCTTTGCAATTTACTGTTTTACAGGTTATATGATGAAATAAGCACATTACTGGCAGACATGTGCAGCTTTCAATCATTACAAAGTACTGAGGCAGGGAGAGAATACAATAGCATTCAGCATTTGTATTATGGATAAAGTCCACCAAACACAAAGGTGGATATTAATATACCATGCATGATTAGTAAATATAATTAGATTAGCAAAACATACAGCGTGTTTAATGCATTTCTTACTATTTAAGCATATAGAATGGTAACTCACAGCATCTTTTGCCTGTAGCTTTTCTGCCCATCCATTCAGGGCATAAGGGTCATTCACAGAGACACAGATAACAGAGTCAACCCCTTTTGCTTTCAACTTGTCAATGTTATTTTTATAACTAGGGACGTGTGCCTGTGAACAGACTCCTGTGTATGCACCCTGAAATATGTGGTAAAGATAACAGTCACCTATATTATCAGATCAGTAGATCATTCAGAAAGAGAATCGCTCCAGGATATAAGAATTTGGAATAAACGATGAAAAAATTTAGACAATAAACAAATGATATCAAACATATAAAGCTTCATAAATACTAAGAGACAGAGTTAGAAATCAACTAGGAATTTTGATAGAAATGCCTTACTGGCTGGCTCTGAAAGCAGAATTGTGTGGATAAGTAACATGAAATTTTTACCTTTTTGTTTTTACTATTGCAACCCCAAACCATATTACCCTCACTAGATTGTTTGATTAGATGCAGCACCCTGTTTGCTGTTTCAGAGAATAGAGAAGAATCGAAGAAATGGAGAGTTCTATTACACGAACAAGAGAGTTCTATTACCATTTCACCTGTGGGCACCACGAATACCAGGCTTTCTAATTTCTGCACTCCTAATCCGCAAAAGAACTACTCTCAAGTCTGGCATTTCCTACTCAACTTCAAATGTTGGAATTTATCTTGAAAGTTGAAGTAATCGATGCCCAAACTACCTCTTCGCCATGGCCCATGGCTAATGTATGTGACTGTAATGACAGAGGCTACAGGAAGACGAATCCATAATCCCCAATGCGCATTCAGGATGAGTGTATCCACACAAAAAGCAACAAACCGAAGGTCCTCATCTGGTATCCGAAATGTATAGAGTACGCATGAATTtcgggaggaagagaggaggggagagctTACAGGCAGGCCGAAGATGACCACTTTCTTGCCCTGCAAAAACACGAGGGATCATCAGAAAAGCCTGGCTGAGCAGCAGAGCAGACGAACGTGGGTAGTGTagggctagcggcggcggcggcggcggcggcgggggcgtaCATGGAAGATGTCCTTGAGAGGGGTGGTGGAGAAGTTGGTGGCGACGCCCTCGTCCCAGGAGCGGGCCTTCTGCAGCGACACGCCGGGCGCCGCCGAGACGATGTCGGAGCCGGAGCCCACCGACGCGAGCCCCCTGGAagcccacctcgccgccgccgccgccgcggagccgcCTACCGTCGCCCTCCTAAGCAGCGCCGACGCCATCGCGTTCCTCCGCTTTGCTTGCTCGGGGGATGGGGATCAGGTTGCGTCCTGCCGCTTTTTGGGAGGGGAAGGCCGCGGGGCGTGACGCGTCACGAACTCACGCGTGCGTTGTGGGGTGGGCACTGGGCAGTGTAAAACTGGGCGACAAGtgactggatttttcacattttgcacattttggttcttttgaaaaacttatttcgtaaataaacccctggaaaaacttatcccagaaatggttCTTTTTAGGACGCTAGAGTggctggcgcggcggcttctttggcgccgtccccctgccgacgtggcggggcgatgctgaggtggctagggggagcgcgccagagtggctagcGCCCCCCTCCCCTGCGTCAACTTCCCCTGCAATCCGTCCAAATTCTAATCTTAAGATTTTGGGTGCATTAGCTTACCGGCCATACTTAGCCAACATATATCAATAAAAGTTGTCGTAATTGTCTAAGTTGAGACGACCAAATCCATTCTGACACCTTTAGATCTTAGGTTCAGTTTGGGAGAGCTTCTAACAGCTACAGCTTCTCACGTAATCTTTAGCTTCTCCCAACAATCTAGATTATCAGTTATCACCcgtattttaaaaaaaccaacttctacaaattctcaaaaactGACTACCAACCAACATATTCTCGTAATCTTAAAACTCTCCGAACATAGCCTTAGGAAATCTCATCATACCTTTTAAAGTAATTGACATATGGGATCTAATTTGTTAAAAGAAATCCTACCAATATTATGGTACCAACTAAACAGCTACCAAGTTGATCAAACTTGTAGCAAAAGAGTGACGGTGAACCAAACACCCCTAGGGCTGTGCTCGCACATAGGTGTTCCCATCCTGAACAGTGATTacggaaaatggagcggtctattagcgtttgattaattaagtatcagctaatattttttaaaaatagattaatttgattttttaagcaactttcgtatagaaactttttaaagaaaacgcgccgtttaacaatttgaaaagcgtgcacgcggaagaGGGGATAGCGAACAGAGCCTAGCATCTACATAATCCAAAAACTAAGCCAAAAGCTAGAGTTATCCGACTTATTCAGATTCTCATCAGCTGATTATAGCTGAATTCTTTGTAATCTCGCCAGCAAAATAACCAATGGACATATCTCAAATTATCTAGCTCCCAAAGCGGCTCGAGTTCGATAactatttatttaaaaatcCACGTTGATCAGGAAAGGATCTATCAAGAaatagcagagagagagagggggcagCGGAACTAAATAAACTAGTTGTGACTTGTGACCACTCTTTTCTATTAATGTAAacagaaaattttataagagtttgaaagggtcaattagacctagaggggggtgaataggctaatttaaaactttatgcggaagctaaaactgaaataaggtcggaaagtctgatccacagtcagactatccgaaaatatcagatagtctgaaGTTAGATCAGACTGTCTGATCCACCAATAAAGCACAACAAGTAGATCTATCACATAAACAAGAGTAAAGCATAAACAGCgactagatctatagcggcaCAATTAAGCAAAGCTAAAAGGAGGATGAAGGGAGATCACCAATGATGAAGTTCACGAAGTTGTTCctggagttcaaatccttgaggggattctactctccgttgaggagctcactaagagccgggtctttactaaccctttcctcaagaggttgcactaagcactcctccttccactaagggtatctctttccttgtgGAGGCGAGATctggccttcacaaacttctctcggccaaccacacgtagatcggtggctcgggagtgacacctagccgtctaggagtcctcaacctccaaaagcaacaaacaccacacaactcttggtcaaaccctagtgctcaagatcgagtgaaacacacactaggccctcaaacaccaaatccacaaccaccaagatccaccacacaaagaacaaggagggatttgagagagggagaaagagctcaaagatccaaagaagcttagcaccaagctcaacccaaagtgaatgaGAATGAAATAAGTTGGGTAACCCTATAAAAGGGttaggtggggggtatttatagacccCCCAAAAATGTGGCCGTTGGAGGGGAATCTTTCAGCCcacgtcggatagtccgatacaagatcggatagtccgatattttcaacctccaaggcaacgagaaacagagaatgaagttccatgaaatttcggactttccgagacatcggactatctgatgttaaatcggagtatctgatattttagaagcaaaaactccgtcctcaaacagagactcaagttctatgaaatttcggagtctctatatcatcagactatctgatccgacatcggatactccgatacttagaaaaactcactcgataggatttttttaaatcaagacagagagtgaagttctgtgaaaaatcggatagtccgatacatcggatagtctgatttcaaatcagatagtctgatgttgctcaagtaaaactgcaataactttttactccgaactccgatttcgaagatcttggactctatggaaagctagtttcgtgggctatcaaacccaacataaaacatggtccaaaacctttaagagatgttgaaaaacttgcaaagaaacccggtgtaagtgttgtgacaagtaaaacaactcgggattgaaattttgacttaggtttttcaactcacacaaagatgaaacattttgagcactagtattcTACCAAtaatatgcatgtggtatccctcttaatagtacaacATTCCTACGACATAATGTAaggtaaaagatacaatataccatttgatcattgccACATTGCATCGTGATGTCGCATTCATGGGGTATGCATCTCATTACAACATgtcgaggacataacaaccttcacatttgcttgaataaaagtgttagtcctctctaatcgtattgtaatcaatcatcaaaatcattagggacctagatgcactttcaatctccccctttttggtgattgatgacaatacGATTAGATCACAAGAGATAataaatataatagataattttGGTGCAAAGATTTAGTAAAGGTCCCCCGAAAAGTGtgtattaaagcaagtagagaGCTCCCCCTAAATCTTTGCATCCACATTGAAGCTCACAAGACAACAAATATATCACATTACATCCCAAACAttcataattaaacaataatgtCTTACAAAGCATTAAACTAACTTAAGAAACACACATCTCTCATACAAATAAAAACCACTCATGATCGACCATAATAAATAAAAGGATAGatcttctccccctttggcatctaAGCACCAAAAAGGGAGGATTTTTGCcggaattttgatgaaaacattttgcaaacttttggaaatgaatttttttaagggaattGCACCGGGAATTTTGAAGAGATTCAATTTTTCACAAACTTTTGATGGGAGTTGGAGAGAAAGGAATGGTCGAACATTTAGGCCCCATGTGAGTTCATGGCTAGCACACAATCAACCACACAAAACAATAGCCACAAGTCAAATGGATGATCCAAAAATCAAATGAGAGTGAATTATCATGAGACAAGATGATTCACCCTCGAGAGAGGGAATTTACGAATCTATAGCAAATTATGCAAGGACCAAGATTCATTAGAGAATGAGATCCCCGTACACATAGATTCAAGCTATCCACTTAGATTATGACTAGTGTTCATTCATGAATTGAATGTTCACTTTGTCATGATGTGGCATGCAATCCTATTCTAGTAATTGAAAACAAATGCATGCAAAAGATCAAGCCACATTCCGAGAATCCAAGATATTTAGTTCACttctcaactcacaaaacctagcttcatcTAGAGGCTTGGTGAAGATATCCGCCAATTGTTTGTCGATTCTCACATGTTGGATGTCTATGTCGCCTCTTGTGGAATGGTCTCTCAAGAAATGGTGGCGAATATCTATATGTTTGGTTCGGGAATGTTGGACGGGATTATTGGCTATCTTAATGgcgctctcattgtcacataggagtgggattttgGACACATTGAGGCCATAGTCTCTCAAGGTTTGCTTCATCCAAATAAGTTGAGCACAACAATTCCCCGTCGAAATGTATTccgcttcggcggtggatagggcgacggagttttgcttcttggaagaccaagaaacaagggacctacCCAAGAATTGGCAAGTACCCGATGTGCTTTTCCTAGCCACTTTGCACCCGGCATAATCCGCATTGGCATAACCAATGAGATCAAACCTCgctcccttaggataccaaagaCCAAGATTAGGTGTGTGCActaaatatctaagaattctcttcacggccacaaggtgacactccttcggagcggcttgaaatcttgcacacatgcacacactaagtataatatcgggcctagatgcacaaagGTAAAGGAGTGAGCCAATGATGGAACGGTATACCTTTTGGTCGACGTCTTTACCTTGCTCGTTGAGGTCGAGGTGGCCATTTGATGGCATGGGAGTGTGGATTGGCTTCGCATTCTCCATTCCAAACTTCTTGAGCATGTCCTTTaaatactttgtttggcaaatgaaagttccttccttgagttgcttgatttgaaggccgaggaagaacttcaattcacccatcatggacatctcaaaacgCTTGGTTATCATCCTACTAAACTCTTCACTAGAAGACttgttagtagaaccaaatataatgtcatcgacatatatttggcacacaaaaatatcattatcatgtcttttagtaaaaagagttgaatcggctttcccgatctcaaagccgtttttcacaagaaaatttcgaagacactcataccaagctctaggggcttgcttaagcccgtagagtgccttgtggagcttgtacacgtggttgggatattttggatcctcgaagcccagtggttgctccacgtataccaactcgttgataggcccgttgaggaaggcgcttttgacatccatttgatatagcttaaaattgaggttagtagcaaaagtaagcaatatgcgaattgactcaagtctagctaccggcgcaaaagtttcaccgaaatctaatcctttgatttgggtgaacccttgcgccactaacctcgccttgttccttatcacgaccccggcctcgtcttgcttgttgcgAAAGATCCACTTAGTGCCAATCACATTTTGCCGAGgtcgctccaccaaagtccacacttcattccgggtgaaattgttcaactcctcttgcatcaccatcacccaatccggatcattAAGAGCTTCTTCCACCCTTAGAGGTTCAAGAGAAGACACAAACGAGTAATGCTCACAAAAATTGCAATATGAGAACGAGTGGATACTCCCTTGTTGATGTCTCCTAAGATGTTGTCGGTGGGGTGATCTCGTTGGATACTTTGGTGGATTCTTGGGTGAGCTAGATTTATCGGAGAGGGTGGCACTtgctcgccttcttcaccttgaTCCAAGCTTGAAGTAGAGGGATCGTTGGCTTGGGTCGATGTAGGTGGCTCCACTTGTGTTGAGGAAGAGGCTCCTTGTTGTGGCTCCCTAGGACGTACGTCTCCAAGAGCCAACCTTTTGATTGCTTCGCTAGggtcctcctcttcacctaacacatgtgagtcaacttgctctacttgagagccgttagtttcgtcaaatgtcacatcaGGCGCGATCTCAACAATACCGGATCCATATCCAAGCAAGAACCCCTCATCCACTTTAGGAGCAAACTTTGAGGATCTAGCCTTCTTATTAAGAATGTAGCACTTACTACCGAAAACACGAAAGTAAGAGACATTTGGTTTGTTACTGGTAAGAAGCTCATAGGGAGTCTTCTTAAGAAGGCGGTGAAGATAGAGGCGGTTGATGGCGTGACATGCGGTGTTGACAGCTTCGGCCCAAAAGCGGTCCGATGTCTTGTATTCGTCCAACATTGTCCTCGCAATCTCGATGAAAGTCCGATTCTTCCTCTCGGCtactccattttgttgaggtgagtatgGAGCCGAGAACTCATGCTTGATGCTTTCTTCTTCAAGGAAACTCTCGATGCACGTGTTCTTGAATTCCTTGCCGTTGTCGCTTCgaatgttcttgatcttgaggtcgaactcgttttgggctcttcttgcaaacttcttgaagatggcttgtgtctcactcttgtcatgcaagaagaacacccacgtgaagcatgaaaagtcatcaacaataacaagaccatatttgttacctccaatgcttagaTAAGCAATTGGCCCGAAGAGGTCCATGTGAAGAAGCTCCAACGCTCTTGTAGTAGTCATTACGTTCTTGACCGGGTGATGTGCTCCAATTTGTTTCCCGGCTTGACATGCACTACACACCCTATCTTTCTCAAATTGAACATTTGTTAGTCCAAGGATGTGATCATGCTTTAGAAGTTTGTGAAGAttcctcataccaacatgggctagcctccgatgccaaagccaccccgtgttggacttagccactaagcatgtctcatgtttggctttagttgaggaaaaatccacaagatAAAGCTTTCCCTTGAGAACACCCTTAAAGACTACCGAGGAATCATCCCTTCTAAATACGGTCACATCAACATCGGTAAAAAGACAATTGAATCCCATGgaacataattgagaaacggaCAATAGATTGTAATTTAGAGATTTTACCAAGAGGGCGTTGGAAATGGAAAGGTCATTTGAAATTGCAATCTTACCCAATCCAATTACCTTTCCCTTTCCATCGTCCCCAAAGATGATGTTCTCTTGAGAAGTGCCATTTGGATCAAGAGATGAACACATTGATTCTTCTCCGGTCATATGATTAGTACAACCACTATCAATCACCCAACTTCTTCCACCGGAGACATATTCCTACAAGAGATCAATTTTTAGTTTTAGGTACCCATACTTTCTTGGGTCCTCTCATGTTAGTAACAAGTGCCTTAGGCACCCAAAGCACTCTCTTGATAGAAATATTTTTACCCCTTGGGCCAACATACTTAGCAACAACGCGACCACTAGCGTTCTTCCTAAGAACATAAGATGCATCAAAAAAACAATGAGAAGCATTATCATTAGGAAGGATACATTTGGCCTTAACAAAGTTGCTAAGACATTGGGGCTTCTTGATCATCACACTCTTGTCCACCCTTCCTTTAGGTGGAGGAACATACCCAAGACCGTCATGGTTGAAGTTGTCCCTTTGATAGCCTAGGTACTCCTTTAGGGCCTTACTACCCATATGGCACTTAAGTAAGCCATTATGAAGGAGTCCCATAAGCTTCtcgttttgcttttgcaaagcacTCAAAGAAGTAGAGTTAGTAGCACAAGCTTCAATATCAATATCTTTGCACCTCACACATGGTTCATTGCTTGGGACAATTTTGGAGCACGATGCCTCGCTAGGGAGAGAGACATTATTCTTTAAGGTTTCGaacttctcttcaagagagaggtAAGCTTTGTCCAAGTCATCCACTCTCTCTTGAAGTTGAGCGTTCGCCACCTCAAGATTAGCATGAGactctttggtttgcttgtaaagACGTACCAAagcctcatttttctctctctccttagcaaGTTCACTCTTGAGTTCATGAGACCGCTCTTTCTCACGAATGAGCAATTCCTCTTGCCTCTCAAGAGTTGCATATTGATTCTCAATTCTCCCAAGCAACTCACTCAAGTTTGGTATGGATTCCTTGGCTATGGATTTGAACAACTCGTCATCCATAACCTCATCCTCAACATCTTCCTCCAAATCACTAACAAGATCAACATTAAATGACTTGAGGGGAGAGGGTACCTTAGGCTCCTTTGCCATGAGGCAAATgggagcatcctcatcacttgagtagttgaagagtctcggtggtgatgaaggcttgacggCGAACGTGGCAactccttcttcatcacttgagcttgacCCGGAGTCGGAGCCGAAGATCATCCCAAGGTGAGCTTGGCCATAGCGATCATGcttgctatgcttgtgcttctccttcttctcaagCTTCTTCTTGTCTTCCTTGAAGTAGGGGCAATCCTTGATGTGGGGGCAATCCGTAATGAAGTGCCCGAGCTCTTTGCACACATAGCACACCCTTGCGGAGTATCTTCCACTTGACTTGTTGGAGGAATGCTTGGACGAACTTCTCTTGAAGAAGCCGCTTTGCTtcatgaacttgccgaacttcttgacgaagagagacatctcttcatcatcgatctccgccttgctcttgctcttgcgactctcttcttcttcttccttcgcctTCAATGCcaagtcttccttcttgatGCTTGTGGTTGAGGTTTGGTTGATGTATTGGATGACCTCCTTGGACTCTTGCTCGAGCATGTCATGGGCAAGGATACGTCCGAGCAAGTCatgaggtgtgagagtcttgtagtccggacgctcacgaatgatggtcaccaaggtagagttccttggagtgattgctcgaaccatcttcttgaccacaacctcatcGGTCATGTCCTTGGAGCCAAGTCCCTTGATCTCATTAACGATCTTGCTCAATCGATCATACATGTCGCTTGGGCTCTCACCATCCAACATCACAAACCGCTCAAATTGCCCCTTGAGAATCTCCACCTTGGACTGGCGAACACTATCCGTGCCTTCATGCAAATTCCGAAGCGTGTCCCAAATTACTTTGGCACTCTCAATGCCATCCACACGGTTGAACTCACTTCCACTCAAGGCGCTAAGAATTGGATTAGCGGCTTGAGCGTTCTTGTGCTCATTCTCATCGTCCTCCTTGGTGGGTTCCTCGGGATTCTGC
Proteins encoded in this window:
- the LOC127781130 gene encoding peroxiredoxin-2F, mitochondrial; translated protein: MASALLRRATVGGSAAAAAARWASRGLASVGSGSDIVSAAPGVSLQKARSWDEGVATNFSTTPLKDIFHGKKVVIFGLPGAYTGVCSQAHVPSYKNNIDKLKAKGVDSVICVSVNDPYALNGWAEKLQAKDAIEFYGDFDGSFHKSLDLEVDLSAALLGRRSHRWSAFVDDGKIKAFNVEEAPSDFKVSGAEVILDQI